A single region of the Ancylobacter novellus DSM 506 genome encodes:
- a CDS encoding KpsF/GutQ family sugar-phosphate isomerase — protein MGIAQSQKSPAAGTTRRDDPLRESVRRTLSIEAEGLAALGALIDGDLGDAIERATLLIEGARGRVIVTGMGKSGHIGRKIAATLASTGTPALFLHAAEASHGDLGMVTPDDVLLAISWSGETAELSDVVHYARRFAVPLLAMTSNAESTLGRAADVGMVLPRAEEACPNGLAPTTSTLLQLALGDALAVLLLERRGFSASDFRVFHPGGKLGARLLKVADLMHQGTEMPLVRFGTPMSDVLIEITGKRFGCCGVLDDSGRLAGIVTDGDLRRHMSADLLAQPAEAVMTRSPLVVRPEDLASAALGLMNRRPVTVVFAVAEDAPVGILHIHDILRAGVL, from the coding sequence TTGGGCATTGCCCAGTCCCAGAAATCCCCCGCCGCCGGCACCACCCGCCGGGACGATCCGCTGCGCGAAAGCGTGCGCCGCACGCTGTCCATCGAGGCCGAGGGCCTCGCCGCGCTGGGCGCGCTGATCGACGGCGACCTCGGCGACGCTATCGAGCGCGCCACCCTGCTGATCGAGGGCGCGCGCGGGCGCGTCATCGTCACCGGCATGGGCAAGAGCGGCCATATCGGCCGCAAGATCGCCGCCACCCTCGCCTCCACCGGCACACCTGCCCTGTTCCTGCATGCCGCCGAGGCGAGCCATGGCGACCTCGGCATGGTGACGCCGGACGACGTGCTGCTCGCCATCTCCTGGTCCGGCGAGACGGCCGAGCTTAGCGACGTCGTGCATTACGCCCGCCGCTTCGCCGTGCCGCTGCTGGCCATGACCTCGAACGCCGAGAGCACGCTCGGGCGCGCCGCCGACGTCGGCATGGTGTTGCCGCGCGCCGAGGAGGCCTGCCCGAACGGCCTCGCGCCGACCACCTCGACCCTGCTGCAGCTCGCGCTCGGCGATGCGCTGGCGGTGCTGCTGCTGGAGCGGCGCGGTTTCTCCGCCTCCGATTTTCGCGTTTTCCATCCCGGCGGCAAGCTCGGCGCGCGCCTCCTCAAGGTCGCCGACCTCATGCACCAGGGCACGGAGATGCCGCTGGTACGGTTCGGCACGCCGATGAGTGACGTGCTGATCGAGATCACCGGCAAGCGCTTCGGCTGCTGCGGCGTGCTCGACGATTCCGGCCGGCTGGCGGGCATCGTCACCGATGGCGACCTGCGCCGGCACATGAGCGCCGACCTGCTGGCGCAGCCCGCCGAGGCGGTGATGACGCGCTCGCCGCTGGTGGTGCGGCCGGAGGATCTGGCGAGCGCCGCGCTCGGCCTGATGAACCGCCGCCCCGTCACCGTCGTCTTCGCGGTCGCCGAGGACGCGCCGGTCGGCATCCTGCACATCCACGACATATTGCGCGCCGGCGTGCTCTGA
- a CDS encoding NADH-quinone oxidoreductase subunit D, whose product MNIPAKVDPNVRNFQINFGPQHPAAHGVLRLILELDGEIVERVDPHIGLLHRGTEKLIEAKTYLQAVPYFDRLDYVAPMNQEHAFCLGIERLLDIEVPKRGQLIRVLYSEIGRILSHMLNVTTQALDVGALTPPLWGFEEREKLMVFYERASGSRMHAAYFRPGGVHQDLPRALIEDIAAWCDTFGPFMDDLEGLLTDNRIFKQRNVDIGIVSLEDAFAWGFSGVMVRGSGAAWDLRKSQPYECYDELEFDIPIGKNCDNYDRYCIRMEEMRQSAKIMRQCCDRLLKESGPVSAVDNKIVPPKRGEMKRSMEALIHHFKLYTEGFHVPAGEVYAAVEAPKGEFGVYLVADGTNKPYRCKIRAPGFAHLQAMDFLCRGYMLADVSAILGSLDIVFGEVDR is encoded by the coding sequence ATGAACATCCCCGCCAAGGTCGATCCCAACGTCCGCAACTTCCAGATCAACTTCGGCCCGCAACACCCTGCGGCGCATGGCGTTTTGCGTCTGATCCTCGAGCTCGACGGCGAAATCGTCGAGCGCGTCGATCCGCATATCGGCTTGCTCCACCGCGGCACCGAGAAGCTGATCGAGGCCAAGACCTATCTCCAGGCCGTGCCCTATTTCGACCGGCTCGACTATGTCGCGCCGATGAACCAGGAGCACGCCTTCTGCCTCGGCATCGAGCGCCTGCTCGACATCGAGGTGCCCAAGCGCGGCCAGCTCATCCGCGTGCTCTATTCCGAGATCGGCCGCATCCTCTCCCACATGCTCAACGTGACCACGCAGGCGCTCGACGTCGGCGCGCTCACGCCGCCGCTGTGGGGCTTCGAGGAACGTGAGAAGCTCATGGTGTTCTATGAGCGCGCCTCCGGCTCGCGCATGCACGCCGCGTATTTCCGGCCGGGCGGCGTCCACCAGGACCTGCCGCGCGCGCTGATCGAGGACATCGCCGCCTGGTGCGACACTTTCGGGCCGTTCATGGACGACCTCGAAGGCCTGCTCACCGACAACCGCATCTTCAAGCAGCGCAATGTCGACATCGGCATCGTTTCGCTCGAAGACGCCTTCGCCTGGGGCTTCTCCGGCGTGATGGTGCGCGGCTCGGGCGCGGCGTGGGACCTGCGCAAGTCGCAGCCCTACGAGTGCTATGACGAGCTCGAATTCGACATCCCGATCGGCAAGAACTGCGACAATTACGATCGGTACTGCATCCGCATGGAGGAGATGCGGCAGTCGGCGAAGATCATGCGCCAGTGCTGCGACCGCCTCCTGAAGGAATCCGGTCCCGTCTCGGCCGTCGACAACAAGATCGTGCCGCCCAAGCGCGGCGAGATGAAGCGCTCGATGGAAGCGCTCATCCACCACTTCAAGCTCTATACGGAAGGCTTCCACGTTCCCGCCGGCGAGGTCTACGCCGCGGTGGAAGCGCCCAAGGGCGAGTTCGGCGTCTATCTCGTCGCCGACGGCACCAACAAACCCTATCGCTGCAAGATCCGCGCACCGGGCTTCGCGCATCTTCAGGCGATGGATTTCCTTTGCCGCGGCTACATGCTCGCGGACGTCTCGGCGATCCTCGGATCGCTGGACATCGTGTTCGGAGAAGTGGACCGCTGA
- a CDS encoding Mth938-like domain-containing protein: MATQDAHLPRQVPIDGYGRWSFHFAGMASDGSILALPSGIHAWAPRVPAEIDAQALAPVFAEAAAIELLLIGTGADPWPIPDALRWRLHDAGIATDAMPTRAAASTYNVLLAEGRAVAAALLAVP, from the coding sequence ATGGCGACACAGGACGCCCATCTGCCGCGCCAGGTGCCCATAGACGGCTATGGGCGCTGGTCGTTCCACTTCGCCGGCATGGCCTCGGATGGGTCAATCCTCGCGCTGCCCTCCGGCATTCATGCCTGGGCGCCGCGCGTGCCGGCGGAGATCGACGCACAGGCGCTGGCGCCCGTCTTTGCTGAAGCGGCGGCCATCGAGCTATTGCTGATCGGCACCGGCGCGGACCCCTGGCCGATCCCGGACGCGCTGCGCTGGCGGCTGCACGATGCCGGCATCGCTACTGACGCCATGCCCACCAGGGCGGCGGCCTCGACCTATAATGTGCTGCTGGCGGAAGGCCGCGCCGTCGCCGCCGCCCTGCTGGCGGTGCCTTGA
- the nuoE gene encoding NADH-quinone oxidoreductase subunit NuoE, with amino-acid sequence MSVRRLAPREVQPENFAFTDENLDWAQKTIAKYPAGRQASAVIPLLMRAQEQAGGWVSEPAMRYVGDMLGMAPIRVYEIATFYTQFQLNPVGKKAHIQVCGTTPCMLRGAGELMDVCKHRIHEEQFHLSENGDFSWEEVECAGTCVNAPMIQVWKDVYEDLTPADLERILDAFERGEKPDAGPQIARHSSEPVTGLRVLTSPELFDGSMVGQGAGLALAREAIAARANAEATPAAPPPAAAAAAPPPPPKSDPAPAAPPPAKAVEAAGNADSEKPAKPVAPPPGGEKKAD; translated from the coding sequence ATGTCTGTCCGTAGGCTTGCGCCAAGAGAGGTTCAGCCCGAGAACTTTGCGTTCACGGACGAGAACCTCGACTGGGCGCAGAAGACCATCGCGAAATATCCGGCGGGCCGGCAGGCCAGCGCGGTGATCCCGTTGCTCATGCGTGCGCAGGAGCAGGCGGGCGGCTGGGTGTCCGAGCCGGCGATGCGCTATGTCGGCGACATGCTCGGCATGGCGCCCATCCGCGTCTACGAGATCGCGACCTTCTACACGCAGTTCCAGCTGAACCCGGTCGGCAAGAAGGCGCACATCCAGGTATGCGGCACCACGCCCTGCATGCTGCGCGGCGCCGGCGAGCTGATGGACGTGTGCAAGCACCGCATCCACGAGGAGCAGTTCCACCTGTCGGAGAACGGCGACTTCTCCTGGGAAGAGGTGGAATGCGCCGGCACCTGCGTGAACGCGCCGATGATCCAGGTGTGGAAGGACGTCTACGAGGACCTCACGCCTGCGGACCTCGAGCGGATTCTCGACGCTTTCGAGCGTGGCGAGAAGCCGGATGCCGGCCCGCAGATCGCGCGCCATAGTTCCGAGCCGGTCACGGGCCTTCGCGTGCTGACCTCGCCGGAACTGTTCGACGGCTCGATGGTCGGGCAGGGCGCCGGCCTCGCGTTGGCCCGCGAGGCGATCGCCGCCCGCGCCAATGCCGAGGCGACCCCAGCCGCCCCGCCGCCGGCGGCTGCCGCTGCGGCTCCGCCGCCTCCGCCCAAGAGCGACCCGGCTCCCGCCGCGCCGCCGCCGGCCAAGGCCGTGGAAGCGGCCGGCAATGCCGACAGCGAGAAGCCCGCGAAGCCGGTCGCGCCGCCTCCGGGTGGCGAGAAGAAGGCGGATTGA
- a CDS encoding NuoB/complex I 20 kDa subunit family protein, with amino-acid sequence MGLSANSPLVAPAARGIIDPNTGKPVGTTDPFFVEVNAELADKGFLVTATDELINWARTGSLMWMTFGLACCAVEMMQTSMPRYDVERFGFAPRASPRQSDVMIVAGTLTNKMAPALRKVYDQMPEPRYVISMGSCANGGGYYHYSYSVVRGCDRIVPVDIYIPGCPPTAEALLYGVLLLQKKIRRTGTIER; translated from the coding sequence ATGGGATTGAGCGCGAATAGCCCGCTGGTTGCCCCCGCGGCCCGCGGCATCATCGATCCGAACACCGGCAAGCCGGTCGGTACCACCGATCCGTTCTTCGTCGAGGTGAATGCCGAGCTGGCCGACAAGGGCTTCCTCGTCACCGCGACCGACGAGCTCATCAACTGGGCCCGCACCGGCTCGCTGATGTGGATGACCTTCGGCCTCGCCTGCTGCGCGGTCGAGATGATGCAGACCTCGATGCCGCGCTACGACGTGGAGCGCTTCGGCTTCGCGCCGCGCGCGTCGCCGCGCCAGTCTGACGTCATGATCGTCGCCGGCACGCTGACCAACAAGATGGCCCCGGCCCTGCGCAAGGTCTACGACCAGATGCCGGAGCCGCGTTACGTCATCTCCATGGGCAGCTGCGCCAATGGCGGCGGCTACTACCACTATTCCTATTCGGTCGTGCGCGGCTGCGACCGCATCGTGCCGGTCGACATCTACATTCCCGGCTGCCCGCCCACGGCGGAGGCCCTGCTGTACGGCGTGCTGCTGCTGCAGAAGAAAATCCGCCGCACCGGCACGATCGAGCGCTGA
- a CDS encoding AI-2E family transporter, which produces MDMWRGTAGQTVERVADEPRSARIDPAEHRSDRQWQRVTQIAIIATAVIALAAAMFVARAVLIPIVAAVIIGSVIGPAIEGLAKRGVPTALASLLIVAGLIAGLYGAAVALAGPVADWMGRAPEVGAILQERFAALKPSLQTVISLIESIQSIGRVAEPPMAVEIANSRMLESMVTLVTPVIGEFILFIGSLLFFLAGRVQIKRRVVQVMGPRSARLTALRVFREIEDRLGAYLVTATFINIGLGLATALMTWALGLPNPPLWGAAAGVLNYVPYVGPAVMTLILAVAGIVTFPGILEAMLPAAFFLMITSIEGQFLTPLIIGRRVALNPFAVFLSMAFWTWLWGPAGTFLSVPLLIAAMALADALLIKRRPQLPG; this is translated from the coding sequence ATGGACATGTGGCGGGGCACGGCGGGCCAGACGGTGGAGCGGGTGGCGGACGAGCCGAGGTCGGCCCGCATCGATCCGGCCGAGCACCGCAGCGACCGGCAGTGGCAGCGCGTCACCCAGATCGCCATCATCGCCACCGCCGTCATCGCCCTCGCCGCCGCCATGTTCGTCGCTCGCGCGGTGCTGATACCGATCGTCGCGGCGGTCATCATCGGCAGCGTCATCGGCCCCGCCATCGAGGGGCTGGCGAAGCGCGGCGTGCCTACCGCGCTCGCCTCGCTATTGATCGTGGCGGGCCTCATCGCCGGGCTCTACGGCGCGGCCGTGGCGCTGGCGGGGCCGGTGGCCGACTGGATGGGCCGGGCGCCGGAAGTCGGCGCCATCCTGCAGGAGCGCTTCGCCGCCCTCAAGCCGAGCCTGCAGACCGTCATCTCGCTGATCGAATCGATCCAGTCCATTGGCCGCGTCGCCGAGCCGCCCATGGCGGTGGAGATCGCCAATTCGCGCATGCTGGAGAGCATGGTGACGCTGGTGACCCCGGTGATCGGCGAGTTCATCCTGTTCATCGGCTCGCTGCTGTTCTTCCTGGCGGGGCGGGTGCAGATCAAGCGGCGCGTGGTGCAGGTGATGGGGCCGCGCTCGGCGCGGCTGACGGCGCTGCGCGTGTTCCGCGAGATCGAGGACCGTCTCGGCGCCTATCTCGTCACCGCGACCTTCATCAATATCGGCCTCGGCCTCGCCACCGCGCTGATGACCTGGGCTCTCGGCCTGCCCAACCCGCCGCTCTGGGGCGCGGCGGCCGGCGTGCTGAACTATGTTCCCTATGTCGGGCCGGCGGTGATGACGCTGATCCTGGCGGTCGCCGGCATCGTCACCTTTCCCGGAATCCTCGAGGCAATGCTGCCGGCGGCGTTCTTCCTGATGATCACCAGCATAGAGGGCCAGTTCCTCACCCCGCTCATCATCGGCCGGCGGGTGGCGCTCAATCCTTTCGCGGTCTTCCTGTCCATGGCGTTCTGGACCTGGCTGTGGGGACCGGCGGGCACCTTCCTCTCCGTGCCGCTGCTGATCGCGGCGATGGCGCTTGCCGACGCGCTGCTCATCAAGCGGCGTCCACAGCTCCCTGGCTGA
- a CDS encoding NADH-quinone oxidoreductase subunit C: MDETLTELGAHVKEALPDVVEEVVVAYGELTLIADAAKVTGLLTFLRDDPSCKFVSFIDVCGVDWPKREKRFDVVYHLLSPTLNARIRVKVETDETTPVASATAVFPGAFWFEREAFDMYGIMFSGHPELRRILTDYGFDGYPLRKDFPTTGFVEVRYDDERKRVVYEPVKLAQEFRNFDFLSPWEGPEYVLPGDEKATGPKAG, translated from the coding sequence ATGGACGAGACGCTGACTGAGCTGGGCGCGCATGTGAAGGAAGCCCTGCCGGATGTCGTCGAGGAGGTGGTGGTCGCCTATGGCGAGCTCACTTTGATCGCCGACGCCGCGAAGGTGACCGGCCTGCTCACCTTCCTGCGCGACGACCCGTCCTGCAAGTTCGTCAGCTTCATCGACGTCTGCGGCGTCGACTGGCCGAAGCGCGAGAAGCGCTTCGACGTCGTCTACCACCTGCTGTCGCCGACGCTGAACGCGCGCATCCGCGTGAAGGTCGAGACCGACGAGACCACGCCGGTCGCTTCCGCCACCGCGGTCTTCCCGGGCGCCTTCTGGTTCGAACGCGAGGCGTTCGACATGTACGGCATCATGTTCTCGGGCCATCCCGAGCTGCGCCGGATCCTGACCGACTACGGCTTCGACGGCTATCCGCTGCGCAAGGACTTCCCGACCACGGGCTTCGTCGAGGTGCGCTACGACGACGAGCGCAAGCGCGTGGTCTACGAGCCGGTGAAGCTCGCGCAGGAGTTCCGCAACTTCGACTTCCTGTCGCCGTGGGAGGGGCCGGAATACGTGCTCCCGGGCGACGAGAAGGCCACCGGCCCGAAGGCGGGCTGA
- a CDS encoding DUF1488 family protein, with protein MLHHSAMPPDDLLERRAVRFRFRGDHDLVDCLVSWDALDRLENRPAADRAERLARFEQYRSRIEAAALRKLGAGQGPVALDAEDVLKTPDA; from the coding sequence ATGCTGCACCATTCCGCCATGCCGCCGGACGACCTGCTGGAGCGCCGGGCCGTCCGCTTCCGCTTCCGGGGCGATCACGACCTCGTCGATTGCCTGGTGAGCTGGGACGCGCTCGACCGGCTGGAGAATCGCCCCGCCGCCGACCGCGCCGAGCGGCTCGCCCGCTTCGAGCAGTACCGCTCCCGCATCGAGGCGGCAGCGCTGCGCAAGCTCGGCGCGGGGCAGGGACCCGTGGCGCTCGATGCCGAGGACGTCCTCAAGACGCCGGACGCCTAG
- the kdsA gene encoding 3-deoxy-8-phosphooctulonate synthase, producing the protein MSVSANPIVTIGEANSAQVSFGNHLPLALIAGPCQMESREHALECAAAIKEIAQRRGAGVVFKTSFDKANRTSIKGQRGMGLKAALPVFAEIREKYGMPVLTDVHEHEQCAPVAEVVDVLQIPAFLCRQTDLLIAAAATGRTVNVKKGQFLAPWDMKNVVAKLTESGNANVLVTERGVSFGYNTLVTDMRALPIMAETTGAPVIFDATHSVQQPGGQGTSSGGQREFVPVLARAAVAVGVAGVFIETHPDPDKAPSDGPNMVPLNQFEDLVAKLQAFDRVAKGGSN; encoded by the coding sequence ATGAGCGTCAGCGCCAACCCGATCGTCACCATTGGCGAGGCAAACTCCGCGCAGGTCAGCTTCGGCAATCACCTGCCGCTGGCGCTGATCGCCGGCCCCTGCCAGATGGAGAGCCGCGAGCACGCGCTCGAATGCGCCGCCGCGATCAAGGAGATCGCCCAGCGGCGCGGCGCCGGCGTGGTGTTCAAGACCTCCTTCGACAAGGCCAACCGCACCTCGATCAAGGGCCAGCGCGGCATGGGGCTGAAGGCGGCCCTGCCCGTCTTCGCCGAGATCCGCGAGAAGTACGGCATGCCGGTGCTGACCGACGTGCACGAGCACGAGCAGTGCGCGCCGGTCGCCGAGGTGGTGGACGTTCTCCAGATCCCCGCCTTCCTGTGCCGGCAGACCGACCTTCTCATCGCCGCCGCCGCGACGGGGCGCACGGTGAACGTGAAGAAGGGCCAGTTCCTCGCGCCGTGGGACATGAAGAACGTCGTCGCCAAGCTGACCGAGAGCGGCAATGCCAACGTGCTGGTGACCGAGCGCGGCGTCTCCTTCGGCTACAACACGCTGGTCACCGACATGCGCGCGCTGCCGATCATGGCGGAGACGACGGGCGCGCCGGTGATCTTCGACGCGACGCATTCGGTGCAGCAGCCGGGCGGCCAGGGCACCTCCTCCGGCGGCCAGCGCGAATTCGTGCCGGTGCTGGCGCGGGCGGCGGTGGCGGTCGGCGTCGCCGGCGTGTTCATCGAGACCCATCCCGATCCCGACAAGGCGCCCTCCGACGGCCCGAACATGGTGCCGCTCAATCAGTTCGAGGATCTGGTGGCCAAGCTCCAGGCTTTCGACCGTGTCGCCAAGGGCGGATCGAACTGA
- a CDS encoding methyltransferase domain-containing protein → MMHRTAYEHGRQFFELYWRPEFSQIIELGSQDVNGTLRDHCPAGATYVGIDMEPGKGVDLVVGAGEPLPIEAGSVDVAVTSSAFEHDVCFWETFLELVRVLKPGGLLYVNAPGNHAFHRYPVDCWRFYPDAGHALALWATRRGMEVELVESFVAAPAAEGWADFIAVFRKAGGPPLQRKGRIADQTMAANIHDIALADPMAVEKESGATWDMLANAELAERLERSKAALASAGSEVAEIRAAIDALDQRVIEMDTARARAEGELARANGELAQIKGSTAWRVLAPVLRWFG, encoded by the coding sequence ATGATGCATCGAACTGCCTATGAGCATGGACGCCAGTTCTTCGAACTATATTGGCGGCCGGAGTTTTCGCAGATCATCGAGCTGGGCAGCCAGGATGTGAACGGCACGCTCCGCGACCATTGCCCGGCGGGAGCGACCTATGTCGGGATCGATATGGAGCCGGGAAAGGGCGTCGATCTCGTGGTCGGCGCCGGGGAGCCTTTGCCGATTGAGGCGGGCAGCGTCGACGTCGCGGTCACGAGCTCGGCCTTCGAGCACGACGTGTGCTTCTGGGAGACCTTCCTGGAGCTGGTCCGGGTGCTGAAGCCGGGCGGTCTGCTCTACGTCAACGCACCCGGCAACCACGCATTCCACCGCTATCCGGTCGACTGCTGGCGCTTCTATCCCGACGCCGGCCACGCCCTGGCCCTGTGGGCCACGCGGCGCGGCATGGAGGTCGAGCTGGTGGAATCCTTCGTCGCCGCCCCCGCGGCCGAGGGATGGGCCGATTTCATCGCGGTGTTCCGCAAGGCCGGCGGCCCGCCGCTGCAGCGCAAGGGACGTATCGCCGACCAGACGATGGCGGCGAACATCCACGACATCGCGCTCGCCGATCCGATGGCCGTGGAGAAGGAGAGCGGAGCCACATGGGACATGTTGGCAAACGCGGAGCTGGCTGAACGGCTGGAGCGAAGCAAGGCGGCTCTTGCATCTGCCGGCTCCGAGGTGGCAGAGATCAGAGCCGCTATCGACGCACTCGATCAGCGGGTCATCGAGATGGATACCGCACGGGCTCGGGCGGAAGGCGAGTTGGCGCGAGCAAACGGCGAGCTTGCCCAAATCAAGGGGAGCACCGCCTGGCGGGTTCTCGCGCCGGTCCTGCGATGGTTCGGCTAG
- a CDS encoding phytoene/squalene synthase family protein encodes MDYADIAHCTELVRELDRDRYIADLFAPADERGALFALHAFNVEIARVREAITNPMAGEVRLQWWSEALIGGARGDVRANPVAAALLDTIHAHRLPRETFFALLDARIFDLYDDPMPTVNDLEGYAGETSSALIRLATLVLSNGEGVDSAEAAGHAGVAYAVTGLLRAFPIHARRGQCYVPLDLLKKHGLTRDNAVSGRASPALKAALADMRALARRHYEAALAALAGVDPAELPAFLPLMLVPGDLRRMGRPHDPFKAVPAMPPLARLWRLWRGASVLRKAVAAL; translated from the coding sequence ATGGACTACGCCGACATCGCCCATTGCACCGAGCTGGTGCGCGAGCTCGACCGCGACCGCTACATCGCCGACCTGTTCGCGCCGGCCGACGAGCGGGGCGCGCTGTTCGCGCTGCACGCCTTCAATGTCGAGATCGCGCGGGTGCGCGAGGCGATCACCAATCCCATGGCGGGCGAGGTGCGGCTGCAATGGTGGAGCGAGGCGCTGATCGGCGGCGCGCGCGGCGACGTGCGGGCAAACCCCGTGGCGGCGGCGCTGCTCGACACCATTCACGCCCATCGCCTGCCGCGCGAGACCTTCTTCGCGTTGCTCGATGCACGCATCTTCGACCTTTATGACGACCCGATGCCGACGGTGAACGACCTCGAAGGCTATGCCGGCGAGACCTCCTCGGCGCTGATAAGGCTGGCGACGCTGGTGCTGTCGAACGGCGAGGGCGTCGATTCGGCCGAGGCGGCGGGCCATGCCGGCGTCGCCTATGCGGTCACCGGCCTATTGCGCGCCTTCCCGATCCACGCCCGGCGCGGGCAATGCTACGTGCCGCTCGACCTGTTGAAGAAGCACGGGCTCACCCGCGACAACGCGGTGTCGGGGCGTGCCAGCCCGGCGCTGAAGGCGGCGCTCGCCGACATGCGGGCGCTGGCGCGGCGCCATTACGAGGCGGCGCTTGCCGCGCTCGCCGGCGTCGATCCGGCCGAGCTGCCCGCCTTCCTGCCGCTGATGCTGGTGCCGGGCGATCTCAGGCGCATGGGGCGGCCGCACGACCCGTTCAAGGCCGTACCGGCGATGCCGCCGCTCGCTCGCCTCTGGCGGCTCTGGCGCGGCGCGTCGGTGCTGCGGAAGGCCGTCGCGGCGCTCTAG
- a CDS encoding NADH-quinone oxidoreductase subunit A: protein MSSLLQDYLPVVIFIGISAVIGLALLVAPFLVAFSRPDPEKMSAYECGFNAFDDARMKFDVRFYLVSILFIIFDLEVAFLFPWAITFRELGGFGFWSMMVFLAVLTVGFVYEWKKGALEWD from the coding sequence ATGAGCAGCCTGCTGCAGGATTATCTGCCCGTCGTCATTTTTATCGGCATCTCGGCGGTGATCGGCCTGGCTCTCCTCGTCGCGCCGTTCCTGGTCGCCTTCAGCCGGCCCGATCCGGAGAAGATGTCGGCCTATGAATGCGGCTTCAATGCGTTCGACGACGCGCGCATGAAGTTCGACGTCCGCTTCTACCTGGTCTCCATCCTCTTCATCATTTTCGATCTCGAAGTCGCATTCCTGTTTCCGTGGGCGATTACCTTCCGGGAGCTCGGCGGCTTCGGCTTCTGGTCGATGATGGTGTTCCTCGCCGTGCTGACCGTCGGCTTCGTCTATGAGTGGAAGAAGGGAGCGCTCGAATGGGATTGA